Proteins from one Candidatus Aminicenantes bacterium genomic window:
- a CDS encoding class I SAM-dependent methyltransferase gives MGDADSREESSGPAPATWSDFYQKSDFDLARLIQVSTHYKKYLDMIEAFAPGPRGLEIGTGTGWAALYLSHQRRDITAIDRDPDIIAEAVRLNQRFGGSAKFRTMDLFRLDFESGSFDFAFHQGVMEHFPETEIRRALQEQLRVAPCVVFSVPGANYKKKDFGDERLWTKKAWLEILAPFKIVHMFGFGYTNDGAKFLGALTHHPRYRRRRWAGLLAKLNDRLFAGELGFVITLKGSGLNS, from the coding sequence ATGGGTGATGCAGACAGCAGGGAAGAATCTTCCGGGCCCGCTCCGGCCACGTGGTCGGATTTCTACCAAAAAAGCGACTTTGATTTAGCCAGGCTCATCCAGGTTTCCACCCACTATAAAAAGTATCTCGATATGATCGAGGCTTTTGCCCCCGGACCCAGAGGCCTGGAAATCGGGACCGGGACGGGCTGGGCGGCCCTCTACCTTTCCCATCAAAGGCGCGACATTACCGCCATCGATCGCGATCCGGACATCATCGCCGAGGCAGTCAGGCTCAACCAAAGGTTCGGCGGCTCGGCGAAATTCCGGACGATGGACTTGTTTCGTTTGGACTTCGAGTCCGGAAGCTTCGATTTCGCCTTCCACCAGGGGGTCATGGAGCATTTCCCTGAGACGGAGATCCGGAGGGCCTTGCAGGAGCAGCTTCGGGTGGCGCCCTGCGTCGTTTTTTCCGTCCCCGGTGCCAACTATAAAAAGAAGGATTTCGGGGACGAGAGGCTTTGGACGAAGAAGGCCTGGCTCGAGATTCTCGCCCCTTTTAAAATCGTCCATATGTTCGGTTTCGGCTACACCAACGACGGGGCCAAATTCCTCGGTGCTCTCACGCACCATCCCCGGTACCGTCGGAGACGCTGGGCCGGGTTGTTGGCAAAGCTGAATGATCGACTATTTGCCGGCGAGCTGGGTTTTGTCATAACGTTGAAGGGGTCAGGTCTTAACTCTTAA
- a CDS encoding ATP-binding protein — MIKRILHPYLLRDAGYYPLVVLTGPRQSGKTTLAKAAFPAHEYVSLEDAEARAFAREDPKGFLARHPGPAILDEAQRVPELFSSLQTTVDHDAAPGRFVLTGSHHFLLMKEVSQSLAGRGGVLHLLPFSRAELDGRIQAEPDDPRVLFSNLGPHPELWETIRTGFYPRIHDRKIPPEVWLADYVQTYIERDIRSLVNIGDLDRFERFLGLAAGRLGQIVNASSLASDAGVSVDTARRWLSVLQTSFILFTLSPHHRNFGKRLIKSPKLYFYDTGLACQLLRIRSRDHLEAHPLRGALFENFVVAEIAKAYHHHRRTPPLYFWRDSTGHEVDLIVEEGDDLTPIEIKSGATVTGDMMAGLRWWNRRSGNPNHRALLIYGGDDTAIREGISVRPWFSI, encoded by the coding sequence ATGATCAAACGAATTCTTCATCCCTATCTTCTCCGCGATGCCGGGTATTACCCCCTCGTCGTCCTAACCGGCCCGCGACAGTCCGGGAAAACCACGCTGGCCAAGGCCGCCTTCCCTGCCCACGAGTACGTATCGCTGGAGGATGCCGAGGCCCGTGCCTTCGCCCGGGAGGACCCCAAAGGCTTCCTCGCCCGCCATCCGGGGCCCGCCATTCTCGACGAGGCCCAGCGCGTCCCCGAACTGTTCTCTTCCTTGCAGACCACGGTCGACCACGATGCCGCTCCGGGACGCTTCGTCCTGACCGGCTCCCACCATTTTCTTTTAATGAAGGAAGTCTCGCAATCACTGGCCGGGCGCGGCGGCGTCCTTCATCTGCTCCCGTTTTCACGGGCCGAGCTGGATGGGCGGATCCAGGCCGAGCCTGATGACCCCCGAGTTCTCTTCTCGAACCTCGGCCCGCACCCCGAGCTCTGGGAGACGATTCGGACCGGTTTCTATCCGCGGATTCATGACCGCAAAATCCCTCCCGAGGTCTGGCTGGCGGATTACGTCCAAACGTATATCGAGAGGGACATCCGGAGCCTGGTCAATATCGGCGACCTCGATCGATTCGAGAGATTCCTGGGCTTGGCCGCCGGCCGCTTGGGGCAGATCGTCAACGCCTCATCGCTGGCTTCCGACGCCGGGGTTTCGGTGGATACCGCCCGCCGTTGGCTGTCGGTCCTGCAGACGAGCTTCATACTCTTCACTCTCTCGCCGCACCATCGAAATTTCGGCAAGCGGCTCATCAAGAGCCCCAAGCTGTATTTCTACGACACCGGATTGGCCTGCCAGCTGCTGCGTATCCGTTCGCGGGATCATTTGGAGGCGCATCCTTTGCGGGGCGCTCTTTTTGAGAATTTTGTCGTCGCGGAGATCGCCAAGGCCTATCACCATCATCGGAGGACGCCGCCCCTCTACTTCTGGCGGGACAGCACCGGCCACGAAGTGGATCTCATTGTGGAGGAAGGGGATGATCTGACCCCGATCGAGATCAAGTCGGGGGCGACGGTGACGGGCGACATGATGGCTGGGCTTCGCTGGTGGAACCGGAGATCCGGCAACCCCAATCATCGAGCCTTGTTGATCTATGGGGGTGACGACACGGCAATCCGCGAAGGCATTTCCGTTCGGCCTTGGTTCTCGATTTAA